A window from Primulina eburnea isolate SZY01 chromosome 2, ASM2296580v1, whole genome shotgun sequence encodes these proteins:
- the LOC140824670 gene encoding uncharacterized protein encodes MQHYLLSRSSFLLVPSTFSTCLRFLLLRSFFAVSPLLGIGKLRLILNIEWSAGLVQLKCVERADLTPHGSIADVIITPKAHEPDNYSSTSLFILNNPGQLHFYNFDSLSIFKPGTGHNHSVHAFQYHSAIPTVEPHMTVGKLYLMGRDRSFFCELSEFAPAKLQEDDVLTESPRGVRRGL; translated from the exons ATGCAGCATTACCTCCTCTCCCGTTCTTCTTTTCTTCTCGTTCCTAGCACCTTTTCCACCTGCTTGCGATTTCTTCTGCTTCGATCCTTCTTCGCGGTGTCCCCTCTTCTTGGGATCGGAAAGCTTCGACTG ATCCTCAATATTGAATGGTCTGCTGGGTTAGTACAACTGAAGTGTGTAGAACGTGCTGACCTTACGCCCCACGGATCAATTGCTGATGTAATTATAACACCAAAGGCTCATGAACCTGACAACTATAGCTCAACTTCATTATTTATATTGAACAACCCAGGACAACTGCATTTCTACAATTTTGATTCTTTGTCTATCTTCAAGCCTGGGACAGGACATAATCATTCAGTCCATGCATTTCAGTATCATTCAGCAATACCCACTGTGGAACCACATATGACCGTGGGAAAGCTTTATTTGATGGGTAGAGATAGGAGTTTCTTCTGTGAACTTTCAGAG TTTGCCCCTGCCAAGCTACAAGAGGATGACGTGTTGACCGAGTCACCGAGAGGGGTTCGCCGTGGCCTCTGA